A window from Primulina eburnea isolate SZY01 chromosome 2, ASM2296580v1, whole genome shotgun sequence encodes these proteins:
- the LOC140816271 gene encoding proline-rich receptor-like protein kinase PERK1 isoform X1, with protein MSSVPPGASPAPTSPPANATTTPPTAPPEPVASPPPTPSGSPPPTSSPSPPLPSNSPPPTSLSGSPPSPPAPSGRGSPPSRDSPPAPSGGTPRSKTPSTSSSGGGISTGLVVGIAVGGVLILAVLSLLFLCCKKKRKRSQYNYYVPPPQPLGTKADPYGNPVQNYQYNVPPPVDHVVQIPPKPSPPPVGASRPPHSPVRAPSPRPPPPPPLVSSSGGSGSNYSGPETPLPPPSPGIALGFSKSTFTYEELLMASDGFSTANLLGQGGFGYVHRGVLPNGKEVAVKQLKAGSGQGEREFRAEVEIISRVHHKHLVSLVGYCITGSQRMLVYEFVPNNNLEFHLHGKGRPTMDWPTRLKIALGAAKGLSYLHEDCHPKIIHRDIKASNILLDFNFEAKVADFGLAKFSSDANTHVSTRVMGTFGYLAPDYASSGKLTEKSDVFSFGVMLLELITGRRPFDTSQSFMDDSLVDWARPLLTRALDDGNFDALVDPRLQIDYHQNEMARVVACAAACVRHSARRRPRMSQVVRALEGDVSLSDLNEGIRPGHSSLYGSHGSSDYDTAQYIDDMKKFKKMALASGEYGSSDQYSNPTSEYGLYPSGSSGEGQQTREMEMGKMKKDTRGE; from the exons ATGTCTTCAGTGCCTCCGGGAGCCTCACCCGCTCCCACCTCGCCGCCTGCTAACGCCACCACTACTCCGCCGACCGCTCCTCCTGAACCTGTCGCTTCTCCCCCTCCAACTCCATCCGGCTCTCCTCCGCCGACGTCCTCTCCCTCACCACCATTGCCTTCAAACTCACCTCCTCCTACTTCTCTATCTGGGTCTCCTCCGTCCCCTCCGGCGCCGTCTGGTAGGGGTTCTCCTCCGAGTAGAGACTCTCCACCTGCTCCATCTGGTGGCACACCGAGATCTAAGACGCCCTCTACGTCATCGTCTGGTGGGGGGATATCGACGGGGCTTGTTGTGGGGATAGCTGTAGGAGGTGTTCTGATACTTGCTGTATTGAGTCTACTGTTTTTATGTTGCAAGAAGAAGAGGAAGAGATCACAATATAATTACTATGTACCTCCACCGCAACCACTTGGCACCAAAG CTGACCCTTACGGTAATCCGGTACAGAATTACCAGTATAACGTCCCCCCACCTGTTGATCATGTCGTTCAAATCCCTCCTAAACCTTCCCCACCGCCAGTTGGTGCATCAAGACCGCCGCACTCACCAGTACGCGCCCCTTCACCTCGACCACCCCCTCCTCCTCCTCTCGTGAGTAGCAGTGGAGGTTCTGGTTCCAATTATTCTGGCCCCGAAACTCCTCTTCCTCCTCCTTCACCTGGAATTGCTTTGGGTTTTTCGAAAAGTACATTTACGTATGAAGAATTGTTGATGGCAAGTGATGGATTCTCGACAGCCAATCTTCTAGGACAAGGTGGTTTCGGTTACGTGCACAGGGGAGTCCTTCCAAATGGAAAAGAGGTAGCGGTAAAGCAGCTAAAGGCCGGAAGTGGACAAGGGGAGCGTGAATTCCGGGCCGAAGTTGAGATCATCAGCAGAGTGCACCACAAGCATCTTGTTTCATTGGTTGGATACTGCATCACTGGGTCGCAGAGAATGCTCGTCTATGAGTTTGTTCCAAATAACAATCTGGAATTTCACTTGCATG GAAAGGGAAGACCTACAATGGATTGGCCCACGCGATTGAAGATTGCTCTAGGAGCTGCAAAAGGACTTTCATATCTGCACGAGGATT GTCATCCAAAAATCATACATAGGGACATCAAGGCTTCTAATATTCTTTTGGATTTTAACTTTGAAGCAAAG GTTGCGGATTTTGGCCTTGCTAAGTTTTCTTCTGATGCCAATACTCATGTCTCGACACGGGTGATGGGAACTTTTGG ATATTTAGCTCCAGACTATGCTTCCTCTGGAAAGCTCACTGAGAAGTCTGATGTATTCTCCTTCGGAGTCATGCTTCTGGAGTTGATAACTGGACGCCGACCTTTTGACACGAGTCAATCTTTTATGGATGATAGTTTGGTAGACTGG GCTAGGCCATTGCTCACTCGAGCTCTTGACGACGGAAACTTTGACGCTCTTGTTGATCCACGGTTGCAAATTGATTACCATCAAAATGAGATGGCTCGCGTTGTAGCCTGTGCTGCTGCTTGTGTGCGCCATTCAGCAAGACGTCGGCCAAGAATGAGTCAG GTTGTAAGGGCGTTGGAAGGAGATGTTTCCCTGTCTGATCTGAACGAAGGAATCAGACCCGGACACAGCTCTTTATACGGATCTCATGGAAGTTCAGATTATGACACTGCACAGTACATTGACGAtatgaaaaaattcaagaaaatggcACTGGCAAGCGGAGAATACGGGAGCAGCGACCAGTATAGCAATCCAACCAGTGAATATGGATTATACCCATCTGGTTCGAGCGGTGAAGGCCAACAAACTAGAGAAATGGAAATGGGAAAGATGAAGAAGGATACTCGAGGCGAGTGA
- the LOC140816271 gene encoding proline-rich receptor-like protein kinase PERK1 isoform X2 yields MYLHRNHLAPKNYQYNVPPPVDHVVQIPPKPSPPPVGASRPPHSPVRAPSPRPPPPPPLVSSSGGSGSNYSGPETPLPPPSPGIALGFSKSTFTYEELLMASDGFSTANLLGQGGFGYVHRGVLPNGKEVAVKQLKAGSGQGEREFRAEVEIISRVHHKHLVSLVGYCITGSQRMLVYEFVPNNNLEFHLHGKGRPTMDWPTRLKIALGAAKGLSYLHEDCHPKIIHRDIKASNILLDFNFEAKVADFGLAKFSSDANTHVSTRVMGTFGYLAPDYASSGKLTEKSDVFSFGVMLLELITGRRPFDTSQSFMDDSLVDWARPLLTRALDDGNFDALVDPRLQIDYHQNEMARVVACAAACVRHSARRRPRMSQVVRALEGDVSLSDLNEGIRPGHSSLYGSHGSSDYDTAQYIDDMKKFKKMALASGEYGSSDQYSNPTSEYGLYPSGSSGEGQQTREMEMGKMKKDTRGE; encoded by the exons ATGTACCTCCACCGCAACCACTTGGCACCAAAG AATTACCAGTATAACGTCCCCCCACCTGTTGATCATGTCGTTCAAATCCCTCCTAAACCTTCCCCACCGCCAGTTGGTGCATCAAGACCGCCGCACTCACCAGTACGCGCCCCTTCACCTCGACCACCCCCTCCTCCTCCTCTCGTGAGTAGCAGTGGAGGTTCTGGTTCCAATTATTCTGGCCCCGAAACTCCTCTTCCTCCTCCTTCACCTGGAATTGCTTTGGGTTTTTCGAAAAGTACATTTACGTATGAAGAATTGTTGATGGCAAGTGATGGATTCTCGACAGCCAATCTTCTAGGACAAGGTGGTTTCGGTTACGTGCACAGGGGAGTCCTTCCAAATGGAAAAGAGGTAGCGGTAAAGCAGCTAAAGGCCGGAAGTGGACAAGGGGAGCGTGAATTCCGGGCCGAAGTTGAGATCATCAGCAGAGTGCACCACAAGCATCTTGTTTCATTGGTTGGATACTGCATCACTGGGTCGCAGAGAATGCTCGTCTATGAGTTTGTTCCAAATAACAATCTGGAATTTCACTTGCATG GAAAGGGAAGACCTACAATGGATTGGCCCACGCGATTGAAGATTGCTCTAGGAGCTGCAAAAGGACTTTCATATCTGCACGAGGATT GTCATCCAAAAATCATACATAGGGACATCAAGGCTTCTAATATTCTTTTGGATTTTAACTTTGAAGCAAAG GTTGCGGATTTTGGCCTTGCTAAGTTTTCTTCTGATGCCAATACTCATGTCTCGACACGGGTGATGGGAACTTTTGG ATATTTAGCTCCAGACTATGCTTCCTCTGGAAAGCTCACTGAGAAGTCTGATGTATTCTCCTTCGGAGTCATGCTTCTGGAGTTGATAACTGGACGCCGACCTTTTGACACGAGTCAATCTTTTATGGATGATAGTTTGGTAGACTGG GCTAGGCCATTGCTCACTCGAGCTCTTGACGACGGAAACTTTGACGCTCTTGTTGATCCACGGTTGCAAATTGATTACCATCAAAATGAGATGGCTCGCGTTGTAGCCTGTGCTGCTGCTTGTGTGCGCCATTCAGCAAGACGTCGGCCAAGAATGAGTCAG GTTGTAAGGGCGTTGGAAGGAGATGTTTCCCTGTCTGATCTGAACGAAGGAATCAGACCCGGACACAGCTCTTTATACGGATCTCATGGAAGTTCAGATTATGACACTGCACAGTACATTGACGAtatgaaaaaattcaagaaaatggcACTGGCAAGCGGAGAATACGGGAGCAGCGACCAGTATAGCAATCCAACCAGTGAATATGGATTATACCCATCTGGTTCGAGCGGTGAAGGCCAACAAACTAGAGAAATGGAAATGGGAAAGATGAAGAAGGATACTCGAGGCGAGTGA